A stretch of Candidatus Neomarinimicrobiota bacterium DNA encodes these proteins:
- a CDS encoding glycine cleavage system protein H: protein MGEVKNCLLPDDLLYHIEFNVWIRCNDDGTIEIGFTDIAQTMAGSVIHCMPKKVGKTIKKGKSLATVESGKWVGPVKSPFSGEIVAVNGNGCPGKRRWTTYPGESGIRSMPEDRITSSIMSEGRVTKATQSVCFRRGAWTVITRTPISVPPAPVWVTLSGKCSTGLLPITQTQRRYC, encoded by the coding sequence ATAGGAGAAGTAAAAAATTGCCTATTGCCGGACGACTTACTGTACCATATCGAATTCAACGTCTGGATAAGGTGTAACGATGACGGAACTATTGAGATTGGATTTACAGACATTGCCCAGACGATGGCGGGCTCCGTTATCCATTGTATGCCGAAGAAAGTAGGAAAGACAATAAAAAAAGGTAAAAGTTTAGCTACGGTAGAGAGTGGCAAATGGGTTGGACCTGTAAAATCGCCATTTTCGGGTGAAATAGTTGCGGTGAATGGGAACGGCTGTCCTGGGAAGAGGCGTTGGACGACATATCCGGGAGAATCCGGGATTCGCTCAATGCCGGAAGACAGAATAACATCGTCTATCATGTCGGAAGGCCGGGTCACGAAGGCTACACAGAGCGTGTGCTTCAGGCGTGGGGCGTGGACGGTCATAACTCGCACACCAATATCTGTTCCTCCGGCGCCCGTATGGGTTACGCTCTCTGGCAAATGTTCGACAGGCCTTCTCCCGATCACGCAAACGCAGAGACGATACTGCTGA
- a CDS encoding DASS family sodium-coupled anion symporter: MIAGIIYWLTQKRWFLFAIAVGLTLFLLPHPDGLSLEGYRVLIIVVIAIILIIFEPLPIPAVALLILILQVLFDIASPNEVAKSFMNDAVFFIMGSLMLAVIIVSQGLDTRLALGIIKLTGNKTWRIIVGFVSISAILSSFIGEHTVTAMMMPVGLTLVRYSSKDPSKVAKLTLLILFSIAYGSAMGSIGTPSGGGRNVIMIGYWSEFGIAEISYLEWMKYTYPILLIEIPLAVIILWWTFRPEILVLDNAVRRLRIQVEKSGKMSQKQIFSIFLFVLIFLGWVFLSPTIGLGIVALSGVFLYLTFGIIEWNQISRNTSWGIILLFGAAISIGLRMNETGAAMWIADQSISVMQLLAEDIGVLKWFTSVLLTGFLTNLLSNSATIAIIGPIVLNMGGDAVKMGFATAIASAFAYLTVVASPTCMIIHSSGLVRPRDFLKAGWKMFVMSICVLYVVSNLLW; the protein is encoded by the coding sequence ATGATAGCGGGCATTATATATTGGTTGACCCAGAAGCGATGGTTCCTTTTCGCGATCGCCGTCGGTCTGACGCTGTTTCTTCTTCCGCACCCGGATGGCTTGAGTTTAGAGGGGTACAGGGTTTTAATAATTGTCGTCATCGCAATCATCCTGATCATATTCGAGCCGCTGCCTATTCCCGCCGTAGCCCTGCTGATTTTGATATTGCAAGTACTCTTCGATATCGCTTCGCCTAATGAAGTAGCGAAATCGTTTATGAACGATGCTGTTTTTTTCATCATGGGCTCTCTTATGCTCGCCGTAATAATTGTCAGTCAGGGACTCGATACGAGATTAGCGCTGGGTATAATCAAACTGACCGGAAATAAAACCTGGCGGATCATTGTAGGATTTGTAAGTATCTCAGCCATATTGTCCTCCTTCATCGGGGAGCACACCGTAACGGCAATGATGATGCCGGTCGGACTCACGTTAGTCAGGTATTCGAGTAAAGATCCTTCGAAAGTGGCGAAATTAACGTTGCTGATTCTGTTTTCGATAGCATACGGCAGCGCAATGGGTTCAATAGGAACACCTTCAGGCGGAGGAAGAAACGTCATAATGATAGGGTACTGGTCGGAATTCGGTATTGCTGAGATATCGTACTTGGAGTGGATGAAATATACGTATCCGATTCTTCTAATTGAAATCCCACTGGCAGTCATTATATTATGGTGGACCTTTCGTCCGGAAATACTTGTCCTCGACAACGCCGTTCGCCGGCTAAGGATACAGGTCGAGAAGAGCGGAAAGATGAGTCAGAAACAGATATTCTCCATCTTCCTTTTTGTTTTGATTTTTTTGGGATGGGTATTTTTAAGTCCGACAATCGGACTCGGGATAGTAGCTCTGAGCGGAGTGTTCCTCTATCTGACTTTCGGAATAATAGAGTGGAACCAAATCAGCCGTAATACCAGCTGGGGTATAATCCTCCTGTTCGGAGCGGCGATTTCAATCGGGCTGAGGATGAACGAAACGGGAGCGGCGATGTGGATAGCGGATCAATCGATTTCGGTAATGCAGCTTTTGGCGGAAGACATAGGTGTTTTAAAATGGTTCACTTCTGTTCTGCTGACCGGGTTTCTTACGAATTTGCTCAGTAACTCTGCGACTATTGCGATAATCGGTCCGATAGTGTTAAATATGGGTGGTGATGCGGTTAAAATGGGCTTCGCCACGGCTATCGCTTCCGCTTTTGCTTATTTGACCGTCGTAGCGTCGCCGACCTGTATGATCATTCATTCGAGCGGTTTAGTGAGACCGCGTGATTTTCTGAAGGCGGGTTGGAAAATGTTCGTGATGTCAATTTGCGTTTTGTACGTGGTATCGAACCTGCTGTGGTGA
- a CDS encoding DsrE/DsrF/DrsH-like family protein gives MSKKNGEKKKMALIASRGTLDWAYPPFILASTAAAMDMEVAIFFTFYGLSLLKKDLDAKVAPQANPAMPMKLPFGPKALKNFNWPIPNIIMANVPGFETAATALMKQTFKKKGVATIEELRTICLESNVKLIGCQMTMDVFGFKREEFIDGIEVAGAATFLEFAMDSDIQLFI, from the coding sequence ATGAGCAAAAAGAATGGTGAAAAAAAGAAAATGGCGTTGATAGCGTCAAGGGGAACACTTGATTGGGCATATCCTCCGTTTATACTTGCTTCAACGGCTGCGGCAATGGACATGGAAGTAGCGATCTTTTTTACGTTTTACGGACTTTCATTGTTAAAAAAGGATTTGGATGCCAAGGTAGCCCCGCAGGCAAATCCGGCAATGCCGATGAAGCTCCCGTTTGGTCCTAAAGCGCTGAAGAATTTTAATTGGCCTATTCCAAACATAATCATGGCGAACGTTCCGGGATTTGAAACAGCCGCTACAGCGCTAATGAAGCAGACGTTCAAGAAGAAGGGCGTTGCCACTATTGAAGAGCTCAGGACTATATGTCTCGAAAGCAACGTCAAACTAATCGGATGCCAGATGACAATGGACGTCTTCGGATTTAAAAGGGAAGAATTCATAGACGGCATAGAAGTGGCCGGCGCGGCAACGTTTCTTGAATTTGCCATGGATTCCGATATTCAGCTCTTCATCTGA
- a CDS encoding DsrE family protein codes for MVEKGKVTIFMTSGPDTPQRCATPFYMANVAVAMDNEAEMIFQIDGTLLMKKGLAENIIAKEGGKKIIDFIREAKEAGVTMRVCSDSLQLHDMTEDDLIEECDGVIGAAYMTDIGMDSDLVLSY; via the coding sequence ATGGTTGAGAAAGGTAAAGTTACCATTTTTATGACTTCCGGCCCTGATACGCCCCAAAGATGCGCCACTCCTTTTTATATGGCAAATGTAGCCGTGGCAATGGATAACGAGGCAGAGATGATCTTCCAGATTGACGGAACTCTCCTCATGAAAAAGGGTTTGGCTGAAAATATTATAGCGAAAGAGGGCGGGAAAAAAATCATCGACTTCATACGAGAGGCAAAGGAAGCGGGCGTTACGATGCGGGTCTGTTCAGATTCACTACAGCTTCACGATATGACGGAGGATGACCTGATAGAAGAGTGTGACGGTGTTATCGGGGCGGCGTATATGACCGACATCGGAATGGACAGTGACCTGGTTTTAAGTTATTAG
- a CDS encoding sulfurtransferase TusA family protein, protein MAEYQEDQLLDCKGMQCPLPIVKTKKMIDSMEVDQILKMVATDPGAINDMAAWSRRTGHELLESITADNEFIFYVRKVA, encoded by the coding sequence ATGGCAGAATATCAGGAAGATCAATTATTGGACTGCAAGGGTATGCAGTGTCCGCTCCCGATAGTTAAGACTAAAAAGATGATCGACTCTATGGAAGTGGACCAGATACTAAAAATGGTCGCGACTGATCCGGGTGCGATAAACGATATGGCAGCGTGGTCACGCCGAACAGGGCATGAGCTGCTCGAAAGTATCACTGCTGACAACGAGTTTATCTTCTATGTCAGGAAAGTAGCCTGA